TCTCTTTAACCATAAAACTGTTTTGCCATGaaaaaaactatctttcaaaGAAACTAATGGAATGAAAGTGCTAAGAATACATAGAATAAACAAATAGGTATAATTCAGAAACACAGCTCGGGGAAAACAGTGCAATAGTAAGTGGTGTGTTTGAAGAAGCAGCTACATTCCAAACCAAACAATTCATAGCTGGGGTGGTTTTACTTATTTTAGACAGAGTTAGAAATGTCTGGCAGGTAACACATAGCCCAGTGCCTGTCTGTGGCAGGGGGTGGTTTCAGGaagaaactgttccacctcagatcatcaggcattaagagtctcataaggagcacacaacctagatccctcacatggaTGGTTCACAGTAAGGttcgcactcctatgagaatctaatataGCTGCTGTCTGTCTGACAGAAGGAGTTCAGGCTGTAAAGCTTGCTCACTTCCTGCTATGGGGCCCAGTTCTGGTCCTGGGACCAGAACCACAGGACCCCTGTATAGACTATTAAATGTGGAACATCTGTTGGCTACTTAATTAACATCCTCTCTGGAGGTTCTTGGACCCTGGTCGGCCTCAAATTCAGGAACAAATATCCTTAGATGACTTTTAAGAAACCTTTACAAAGTATCACTATAGGTTCCCTTTTATATTCATTTAGTTAAGTTGACCAcaacttttgaaatataaattcttAGCGTAGTTTCAAAACCATAATAATCTTTCTCCCATGTAGTATATTATACTGTATATTATACTgataaatgtaaatgtttaaaaacatatgccaaaaaagtataaaatttataaacCATTGTTGGCTTTCATTGgcatttttgaaaatagtttgtTTTGGTATTCTTGAATTTTCCGcatatttgtgtttgtgtatacaaACACACATCTCAGTGACAGAAGAATgaattttgagtttatttctatTCAAAAGTTGAGTAGGAAAAAAACTGATGGATTTTTCGGAATAGGATGAAACGAGGAGGAAGAGATAGTGACCGTAATTCATCAGAAGAAGGAACTACAGAGAAATCCAAGAAACTGAGGACTACAAATGAGCATTCTCAGACTTGTGATTGGGGTAATCTCCTTCAGGACATTATTCTCCAAGTATTTAAGTATTTGCCTCTTCTTGACCGGGCTCATGCTTCACAAGTTTGCCGCAACTGGAACCAGGTATTTCACATGCCTGACTTGTGGAGATGTTTTGAATTTGAACTGAATCAGCCAGCTACGTCTTACTTGAAAGCTACCCATCCAGAGCTGATCAAACAGATTATTAAAAGACATTCAAACCATCTACAATATGTCAGCTTCAaggtaatattttaaatccttcttttaaaaaataagtatttttagtGGCTTTTGTTTCCTAAACCAGTACATCTTCtcatgcctttaaaatatttgctttttcagggaaaatgcttaaaaatttagaattattgTATACCTTAGAAGCTGtcacaaaataattattatatttgatGGAGCTAAATTACTCTGTTAATTATTAATCATTtcttaaaacagcaaaagcagctACTAAATAAGCATAAGTCATTGATAAAGCTGTGAATTACATTGAATTATTGTGAATGAttttgaggaaaaagaaatataaaaattgggcGATTATAATTGAGTAGAACTTAGTTGCTATTTCTGTCTAACAGGAACTTAGTGTTACTTACTGATGCTTTTTGAAATGGGATCTTCAAATGAAAAGGAAGCTTAGAAACTTTATGTAGAAGATTTAGATGAATATATTttagagagaaatagaaaaaggtACATGGAAGAATGCCAAAGGggactgtttatttctttttgttgctggaAGGAAGGTATTGGAACTCATGCAGTGATGGGATAAATGAAGTGGGTGACTTTTTGAGATATCCAgaataatttaagaaatcatAGCTGGATgtgcgcacttgtagtcccataGTCCCAccttcccaggaggctgaggtgggaagattgcacgagcccaggagtttgaggttgcggtgaactatgattgtgcggctgtactccagccttggtgacagagccagaccttgtctctatttaaaataaaaaatcacagtGGTTTGTGTGAGGCTTGTCATGTTTTGTTGGGgtgatgaataaaatgaaatatgggCATGTTTACTGAACCAGATTTTGTGGTGGTAAATAACttattgaaaaaaacaaagcatgaaTACTTGATTTACCTGGATGTAGCAATTGCTGAACAGTCCAGGCTAAACCTAGGCAAAACAATAGTTCTTAACCCAGAGCTTCTGGCCATAACTAAAATCTTGTCTTCCCTTGAAGAAGGTGATTTCCTCTTAGATGGAGATTACCTGCTTATTCTCCCATGTGTGTccaaggaggaggagagaattgGTGATGGGAATGGTTGGatatgttttcatcttttttcccaGAAAAACGCACAAAGGCACTTAGGCCACTGATTGCCaggttttacaaataaaaatgtaagatgagtatttaaatttgaatttcagataatcagtgatttttagtatagtTACATCCCTTTTAATGTTTGGGACATctttaatactaaaaaaaaatctgttgtttaccTGAAATTTAATTGGATGTCTAGTGTATTATCTTGCGATCCTAACTGTGGGTAAGGGTAAGGGGATCAAACAAAAATTCAGAACTCATCCCTATACCCCCAGGGAAGAAGGCTGAAGAGGTTTCTGTTTGGTTTTAGTTATCTTTGAGTTGTCTAAGAGTGTTCTAATGGTAAATCATATACAAAGATGTGTATAATACATTCCTCTGATAGGTCTTAAAGTCCAGTTCCACCTAGTAGATTTGCTgggtcatttttattcttttacagcCCTGTGAATCTAGTATAACCCTCATAAAATCATTTGTGCaaaagtttaacatttttattagttttttttttttccccctgaggaAATAATTTCTGATTTACCAAAAAGAGTCACATCACAGGATTCTTCTGGGCTCTCCTGATAGTCTTCACCGATTGTAGACCAAGGAGGCTTATAGTTAGAATATTTAGTCTAGAAGAGAGGTTCTCTATgtgcatcaaaatcacctggagggcttgaccgcaccccccccccccgccccgcccccaacAGTTTCTGATTCAGATGGTCTGGGTTGGGTATCAACATTTGTTCCCATTCAAGTTCCCGGGTGATGTTGATTCTGTGTCTGAAACTAATATAATTAGCACATTAGTTTTACCATCCACTCAACATTTTTGGGATAAAGTACTGTATATGAATCTGGAAATTAATAATATCCTTTTAACTATTGTTTTAAGGTGTTTCCCAGGCAACAACTAACTTTTTGATGGATGAACTCCTTTTTACATCCTTGAGGGATTTTTTGGCCCTGTTATCCTTCCCTTAGGAAATGTCTTTGCAGAAGTATGTGTGAGAATAGCTATCTCTTACTTAGTTTAGATTTTCATGCCTGGCTGGTCCAGTACACTCATTTTACTTCACATTCATCTTTCCATTGATAACATTAATAATGAATCCCAGGTTGTGATACACATGTACATTTTGAGTAAATACTCAGTTTCTAGTGCATACCATAGAGCCTGTATTTACATCTATTATGTGATCCACTAccaaatacataattattttttaaagactataaATTGATTTACTCCATTAGTTTATACAGTCACTTTGGAATAAATCAGTGTAAAAGCCAACATTAAATATGTCTTTTATAATGAAAGCTAGGTCTTGTCTTGACAATTGCCCTTCTACTTTTTCAGAGAGACTCAGAAAAAGCTAAAGTTGgaggtgagggtggagggtggatgATTGAAAGAATGTTCTTTAAGTTATAATGCAATAAACTAGTAATGATACTTCTATGAAACGAATATGTgtacagagaaatataaatatatacatgagtAATCTTGAAGTCTGggtatttggggaaaaaagtaaaaagacaataaaatatacatgagTAATGGTGTTTCTTTTCTAAGGTGGATAGCAGCAAGGAATCAGCTGAAGCAGCTTGTGATATACTGTCGCAACTTGTGAATTGCTCTTTAAAAACACTTGGACTTATTTCAACTGCTCGACCAAGCTTTATGGATTTACCAAAGGTATCTggtcttcttgttttattttctattactgaGAAATCCGGTGAAagtctaacctttttttttttttttgtattgacaGTGTGGGTATAAGGaaagtaatatatatacataatggaaaaTCAGTTACTATttggaatgaaaagaaatagtattttttaagcttttttattttaaatcaccgTACTTCTAAATTGGTATGGTTAAAGAAATTTACAGAGGCATCTATAGGAAGTATTAAAAGAAATTCAGTAAGTAAAACAGAGTCAaccatattagaaaaaaagggaCACATAGATACTCCTTTTGGGGCTTCCAGAGCAGATTGGTGATGTTAGAATCAAAAGTAGAGTGTGCCAGTATTGAGAGCAGGTCTAGCTTGTAAAATCTTTTGGCAAATGTTCTGTAAAGATTTAGTCTTGACCAAGGTTAGTATCAGCACAGTTTAGATTAATTTACAGACTTAAAGACATCCTTTATTTGGGTGAAAAGttaacatatattcatatatgtattctAACGTGATCCTGCACATAATCAGAGATCATGTCTCTCTCACAACTAttctcttaaaatacaaaaataagaaggGTACATTTTTAGAAAGGTGGTAAAGGTGTCTGAGTATGTTAGCTAATGGTTAGTAGGTTAGTATCCAACAATAATTGATAGTTTTTTCCCCAGAAgacactgaaaactaaaatacAGACATCCTTTTAAGTACCTGGTAATATACTGGGATGATTGAGGATGGAATATAACTGAATTGAATATATAACCCAAGTGGTTGTTTTTAGTAGAATGTCTGTACCAAATAAATCACCAGTTGATGTCAAAGTCTTAAttgattttgaaacattttcattacatatgtatattttgagataaaatgtttttcttcatgtataaaataaGGGAAATGGGCAGGAGAATCTAATtgtcttaatattttaagatCCTAAGTACAGAAGTTAGATCAGAATGGTACTCTGACTTAATGTGTAAAAATCTTCTGAGTAGCCTCCTAAAGTTTGGATTTGTATCCCTTTTTCAAATTCGGGATGATTCTAAGTCTCCTCTTCCTGTGAGCagtccaggtgattctgattaaGATGGTTAAGGGAACTCACTCTAAGAAATAGTAGTTACATGGTATAGCGCCACCTTCAAGCTTCAAATGGGAAATGAAACAATCTGAATTGATTTTTAGTGTACCTACCATAGCTAAAATACAAATGTACATACTGACTCATatggtatatataaaaataccatATTAAAAGATATGttgaacataatttttctttttttttcttaccattatGCTTATATCTAGTACTAATTTGGGAACCATGAATGGAGCTAATGGAAAGAATgcttctttccttattaagtgAGTCTAGAATActtaatactgtttttctttttttgttttccttttatggcTTTGGTAGAAGATTGAAATAGGGCGTTGCAATATTTTGGAAATCTTGAGAGAACTGAAGAGAACATAGAAGAAATGTTTTTGATCAGAGCTAAATTGGGGAAATGGGAAAAGACGTCAGTGATGCAATCATTAGACTGCAACATGAAATATGTTTGTACAAGATATAATTGAGTTTGATATGAAAATATTAGGAGAAAGATGTTAACATTTAAGTAGTTAAATAGTTACTTAATCAAAATCTAAGTAGTTAGCCAGTTGTTTAATCACAGTAGGGAAAAAGTAAATTAGGGAATTATGACCAAGAAGATAGTGttttggttgggtgtggtggctcacagctataatccgagcactttgggaagccaaggcaggaggttccCTTGTGGCcaagagttggagatcagcctgggcagcatagcaagatccatctctaccaaaaaaaaaagttagctgtgcatggtggctcacacctgtagtcctagctactagggaggatgaaACAGGATTGCTTAAGTTCAGGATTTCAAGGTTGTAATGAGCTAAggaggtgccactgcactccagcctgcatgacaagaacaatactctgtctcagaaaaaaaaaaaaaggtaatgtttCATTATACTTTCTTGGCTCTTAGCCTGCCCTCATCCTTTTTCACTCCTGTAGAGAATTTATAAAGCTAACTGGAGCATGAAGTTGGTTTTGTAGAGAGGAATATGTTGGACCATGTATTAGCCTTTCTTTACTCTCCTAGATTCTTTGCCTAGTGGTTTCAACTCGTATCTTAGCTCCGATTGAGAGCTGCATACTTTGAGAATGCTTTAATTCCTGTTTGCCTACATTGATTCCTTTAGGTCAAATTCTGTCCAACagatacatacgtgtgtgtgtgtatgtgtttatacacacatatgtatgtacatatatacatatacatgataCATGATGAATGATTTCATTAGTGCTTTTGTGgatcaaaatacattaaaatagaaGACTTGAAAATATTGTAGATAACATTTGAAGGAATTTTAAACTTGGAATTTTAAGTATGATTTTGATTGTTTTAGAATCAAATTTTCTATGAGTTTTCATATCTCAAATGAGTCtcagattttaaataaattattatattaatttttaatgatggTGTTAATAGTTACTGTTTAGTGGGCATAACtatcaaacagaaaagaaatgcagtTTAGTTTTATAAAACACTAGGGTTTCCAGATACGGCAAAGTGAAGTATGAGAGACATTCTCATCCCTGGTTCCAGAATTCCTCTTTTTACTTACCAGTGGTTTCTCCAATTTAGAGACACTTATTCTGAGgcttgaaatgtttttttttcccctacacATAAATAGGCTCTTCTCAAAGATAAAAGATAGTCACCTCTTTTGCCATACTCCCAACAACAGAGTGAAGGGGTGCTGCCcctaaaacatttacaaaatattagTGTCATTATGACTCAGATAAACTGTAGTACTAGGAAACCCCTCAATTCTCATtcctaaaaattgaaataattttttttttttgcttttcagtctCACTTTATCTCTGCACTGACAGTTGTGTTCGTAAACTCCAAATCCCTGTCTTCGCTTAAGATAGATGATACTCCAGTAGATGATCCATCTCTCAAAGTACTAGTGGCCAACAACAGTGATACTCTCAAGCTGTTGAAAATGAGCAGCTGTCCTCATGTATCTCCAGCaggtatgttgtgttttttgcTAGACACATTTTAGTAAAATGCATTGATATGTTcatcaaattagaaaaaactatgaTCATTAACCTTAAAGGTGGATTAATACGACtgcttcatctttttaaaatatttttaatgtagtaaTAGGATAGCATAAGTAATAGAATAGCATATGTTACTAGCCTAGACACTGACTTTCAGCTTATTTTCTAATCTTATTTGGTAAATTTGTGAATAGCACATGCCAGAAAATGaacaggagaaaaagaggaaaggacaGTATGAGGTCAGCCTGAGGTGTCCTATTAAGTACAGTAGAATTTTTTCTCATTATAGTTGAGCTAATAGGGTAGGTTTTGAGTCATAGCAGTCACATAATTGGTTTTCTTCTCACTATGTAGAGGGAGAAGAGTTGTACTAAGTGGTAGCCTTACATTTTGCAAGATGGTGTTTTTCCTAAGTTGAATTTTGGAGCCAAGAACCCATCAAATGGGAGAAGAGCATTATAAAagctctttccagtttctcttatATAGGATTTTCTGAGCATTACTGAATTATTCAGTTTGAGATTATTTAAATTCCAGGGGGTTTGTATTGAAAAGAGTGTGTAAACCCTactactatattatatatacggCTATCTGCTGCTTCATTCCTGACTCCTCCCACTATTGACATGTTTGCTGATCCTTTAGCTGTGTTATTTGGGAAACCTGTTCTTTAAGGGATGGTGTCAAATCTTTGATCTTTACAAAACACTTCCAACCTTCTTGCCATTGGTAAAGGTCAGCCTTCTCCCAAGAAATGATTCCATTTTAGATGGAGATTGCTTGCTCATTCTCCCAAGTCTCCTtgctcattctcttttctcccacAGGAGGCTCTTGGTGATGAGAATGGCTAGGTCTGTGGTTGTATTTTCTTAGCTGTCTCTGCCACTTACAGATTACCACTGAAGCTATTATAAACCAGAAGTTAAGAATAGGCTTTGGCAGTTCTTATATGacctttattacatttttttatttactgTATAGCTCTGCTCTCAGAATAAAGTCTGTACTTCCTGGCTTCATAGTGTACAAGGTCCTTTGTGTCTTGACCTCCACCTGTCTCTTGCTGGTCACTCGCGTGGAACTTTTACTTGGGTCCTGTGGAActacacatttttgtttgtaCCTTTGTTTGTGGTTGCTCAGTACACTTTACCCTGTGGAATACTTGCTCAAATGTTTTAACTTCACCTTGCTAACTGCAGCCAGCCCAGGCTTCAGAGTTCAGCTTAGATGTGATCTGTGTTGACCCGCCTGTCAACATAGGAGAAGAAGGGAACTTCTGGTTGAGATTTCCCACCTGTGTATTTCCAGAACACTCTAAACGTTTTTGCTAACATTTACCACATTGTATGAGTCTTTATGTCTCTGATTTCTCTATAAAACTGAGAGTTCATAGTTCTCTTTATTCTGGTATATcctgtgttcattcatttttattaaatatacacaattaaatATACACTGATAGTATAGTATAAGCTTACCTCATCCCACTTAATTGTAACTGCCCAGTGAGTTCACCTTGCCGGTTGTCCAGACAGAACCGATTTATCAGGAtgggaattgcaatggagaaagagtaattcacacagagccggctgtgcaggagactggagttttgttgttactcaaatcagtctccctgagcatttggggatcagaattgttaaagataatttggcaggtaggggcttgggaagtgctgattggtcagtttggagatggaatcataagGGGTCAAAGTTCGGTTTTCTTAATGTCTTCTGTTCCTAGGTGCCATGGCAGAACTGGTTGGGCCAGATTGATACCAGTCTGGATGGTGTCAGCTGATTCATCTAGTACAGGGTTTACAAAATATGTCAAGCACTgttcttaggttttacaataatGATGTTATTGCCatgagcaatttggggaggttcacaTTCTTGGAGCCAGAGGCTTCATGACCCCCACATTGTAGTTTCTAATCTTGCAGCTAGTTTGAAAGTCCTGCAAAGGCATACTGGACCCCACACAAGGAGGAGGAGTCTTTT
This Piliocolobus tephrosceles isolate RC106 chromosome X, ASM277652v3, whole genome shotgun sequence DNA region includes the following protein-coding sequences:
- the FBXL3 gene encoding F-box/LRR-repeat protein 3; translated protein: MKRGGRDSDRNSSEEGTTEKSKKLRTTNEHSQTCDWGNLLQDIILQVFKYLPLLDRAHASQVCRNWNQVFHMPDLWRCFEFELNQPATSYLKATHPELIKQIIKRHSNHLQYVSFKVDSSKESAEAACDILSQLVNCSLKTLGLISTARPSFMDLPKSHFISALTVVFVNSKSLSSLKIDDTPVDDPSLKVLVANNSDTLKLLKMSSCPHVSPAGILCVADQCHGLRELALNYHLLSDELLLALSSEKHVRLEHLRIDVVSENPGQTHFHTIQKSSWDAFIRHSPKVNLVMYFFLYEEEFDPFFRYEIPATHLYFGRSVSKDVLGRVGMTCPRLVELVVCANGLRPLDEELIRIAERCKNLSAIGLGECEVSCSAFVEFVKMCGGRLSQLSIMEEVLIPDQKYSLEQIHWEVSKHLGRVWFPDMMPTW